One window from the genome of Streptomyces sp. WZ-12 encodes:
- a CDS encoding MurR/RpiR family transcriptional regulator: MSGDGDNGVRRDGTQPGRTDAAGPAAAGGDAAGTATAGTSVTGTAARLQRLFEGHRLTPTQRRIAHCMVRRAADAPFLSSVELAELAGVSQPSVTRFAVALGFDGYPALRRHLRDVAPAEKSAAPGAHNEYQQAVQAEIDNLRHLADALADPTPVTEAGRLLAASRPLPVLGLRAATAQAAGFAYFARKVHPDVRLLDEGGTMLTDRIDAAVHAGASALLCFALPRHPREVIDALAYAGAAGLTVVTVADSAFAPVARHTDLLLPAPVGTGLAFDTACAPMLLGRVLLEAMCDDLPDAQARLEEFDTKAAERGLFVE, translated from the coding sequence ATGAGCGGGGACGGGGACAACGGCGTCCGCAGGGACGGGACGCAGCCGGGGCGGACGGACGCGGCGGGACCCGCGGCGGCGGGCGGCGACGCCGCCGGCACCGCCACTGCCGGTACCAGCGTCACCGGTACCGCCGCCCGTCTCCAACGGCTCTTCGAGGGGCACCGGCTGACCCCCACCCAGCGCCGGATCGCCCACTGCATGGTCCGGCGGGCCGCCGACGCACCCTTCCTCTCCAGCGTCGAACTGGCCGAACTCGCCGGCGTCAGCCAGCCGTCCGTCACCCGCTTCGCGGTCGCGCTCGGCTTCGACGGCTACCCCGCGCTCCGCCGTCACCTGCGTGATGTCGCGCCCGCCGAGAAGTCCGCCGCGCCCGGCGCGCACAACGAGTACCAGCAGGCCGTCCAGGCGGAGATCGACAACCTCCGGCACCTGGCCGACGCCCTCGCCGACCCGACGCCGGTGACCGAGGCCGGCCGGCTGCTCGCCGCCTCCCGCCCGCTCCCGGTGCTCGGCCTGCGGGCCGCCACCGCCCAGGCCGCCGGCTTCGCGTACTTCGCGCGGAAGGTCCACCCCGACGTCCGGCTGCTCGACGAGGGCGGCACCATGCTCACCGACCGCATCGACGCCGCGGTGCACGCCGGCGCCAGCGCCCTCCTCTGCTTCGCGCTGCCCCGCCACCCCCGCGAGGTCATCGACGCCCTCGCCTACGCCGGCGCCGCCGGGCTCACCGTCGTCACCGTCGCCGACAGCGCGTTCGCCCCGGTCGCCCGCCACACCGACCTGCTCCTCCCGGCCCCGGTCGGCACCGGCCTGGCCTTCGACACCGCCTGCGCCCCGATGCTCCTGGGCCGCGTCCTGTTGGAGGCGATGTGCGACGACCTCCCGGATGCCCAGGCCCGCCTGGAGGAATTCGACACCAAGGCGGCGGAGCGCGGCCTGTTCGTGGAGTGA
- a CDS encoding diaminopimelate decarboxylase, translating to MTFTDRDRAVQAAIAQGLVGPDQPVVGLLDVAGIRRSAAELRAAFAEFTAPGTQVLHAFAVKAASLVPVLRLLAQEGIGCEVASPGELALARAAGVPARHTVLDSPAKTLPELREALALGIAVNVDNHEELSRIDRMMASAPSTAPIGLRVNPQLGGGAIGAMSTATDTSKFGVPLRDPGAREWIVRACLDRPWLTRLHAHVGSQGMPLERMAEGVRALYDLAEEINEQAGSPRITTLDIGGGLPVNFSSDAVTPTYREYAALLRSAVPGLFSGRYGLVTEFGRSLLAKHGTVLARVEYAKWAGGRPIAVTHAGAQVATRTVFAPASWPIRVAAYDAKGRPKNGAPVPQDIAGPCCFAGDLVAENRPLPLLESGDHAALLDTGAYYFSTHFAYNALPRPGIYGYAPGPDGTHRFATVRTPQTLDDITAEGGAEHANELRQLALG from the coding sequence ATGACCTTCACGGACCGAGACCGCGCCGTACAGGCAGCCATCGCCCAGGGGCTGGTCGGCCCCGACCAGCCCGTGGTCGGCCTGCTCGACGTCGCCGGCATCCGCCGGTCGGCGGCCGAACTCCGCGCCGCCTTCGCGGAGTTCACCGCCCCGGGCACCCAGGTGCTGCACGCGTTCGCGGTCAAGGCGGCCTCGCTGGTGCCCGTGTTGCGGTTGCTGGCCCAGGAGGGGATCGGCTGTGAGGTGGCGAGCCCCGGCGAGTTGGCGCTGGCCCGGGCCGCCGGGGTCCCGGCCCGGCACACCGTCCTGGACTCCCCCGCCAAGACCCTCCCCGAGCTCCGTGAGGCGCTGGCCCTGGGCATCGCGGTCAACGTCGACAACCACGAGGAACTCTCCCGGATCGACCGGATGATGGCCTCCGCCCCGTCCACCGCGCCGATAGGGCTGCGGGTCAATCCGCAGCTCGGCGGCGGCGCCATCGGCGCGATGAGCACCGCCACCGACACCTCCAAGTTCGGCGTCCCGCTGCGCGATCCGGGCGCCCGCGAGTGGATCGTCCGGGCCTGCCTGGACCGCCCGTGGCTGACCAGGCTGCACGCCCATGTCGGCTCGCAGGGCATGCCGTTGGAACGGATGGCGGAGGGCGTCCGGGCGCTGTACGACCTCGCCGAGGAGATCAACGAGCAGGCCGGCAGCCCCCGGATCACCACCCTCGACATCGGCGGCGGCCTGCCCGTCAACTTCTCCTCCGACGCCGTCACCCCGACCTACCGCGAGTACGCGGCCCTCCTCCGCTCGGCGGTGCCCGGCCTGTTCTCCGGGCGCTACGGCCTGGTCACCGAGTTCGGGCGGTCGTTGCTGGCCAAGCACGGCACGGTGCTGGCCCGGGTGGAGTACGCGAAGTGGGCCGGCGGCCGGCCGATCGCCGTCACCCACGCCGGGGCCCAGGTCGCCACCCGCACGGTCTTCGCCCCCGCGTCGTGGCCGATCCGGGTGGCGGCGTACGACGCCAAGGGCCGCCCGAAGAACGGCGCGCCGGTCCCGCAGGACATCGCCGGCCCGTGCTGCTTCGCCGGCGACCTGGTCGCCGAGAACCGCCCGCTCCCCCTCCTGGAATCCGGCGACCACGCCGCCCTCCTGGACACCGGCGCCTACTACTTCTCCACCCACTTCGCCTACAACGCCCTCCCCCGCCCCGGCATCTACGGCTACGCCCCCGGCCCCGACGGCACCCACCGCTTCGCCACCGTCCGCACCCCCCAGACCCTGGACGACATCACCGCCGAAGGCGGCGCCGAACACGCCAACGAGCTACGGCAGTTGGCACTGGGGTAA
- a CDS encoding ABC transporter permease produces MTTTATPAATTTTDAPTDAGRGGPGRGSGAAGGARPARLRPWRAGLRRGGIEVRHLLRNRKELSGYLSNVVVALLLAGFINDDVPGTKVPMAHLTLAGFSAYLLFQIGLLNLPQILVTEREEGTLLRLRATPGGIPAYLIAKSLLIVTMAVSTLVVLLGVGAVLVDGPLPHGPGGWLTLVWVTALGLLAVVPLGAAIGAVLPNPREALALIMLPSMALLITSGAMFPISKMPALVQNIASVFPLRWMAQGLRAALLPDAARAAEPAGSWQLPTVALVLAAWAVLGFLLAVPLLRRAARRESGSRLTARQDKAQLSGAPAA; encoded by the coding sequence ATGACGACGACGGCCACGCCGGCAGCCACGACAACGACGGACGCGCCGACGGACGCCGGCCGGGGCGGCCCGGGCCGGGGCTCGGGAGCCGCCGGTGGGGCCCGTCCCGCGCGACTGCGCCCCTGGCGAGCGGGGCTGCGGCGCGGCGGCATCGAGGTGCGCCATCTGCTGCGCAACCGCAAGGAGTTGAGCGGCTACCTCTCCAACGTGGTGGTGGCCCTGCTGCTCGCCGGCTTCATCAACGACGACGTGCCCGGCACCAAGGTCCCGATGGCGCATCTGACGCTGGCCGGCTTCTCCGCCTATCTGCTGTTCCAGATCGGGCTGCTCAACCTCCCGCAGATCCTGGTGACCGAGCGCGAGGAGGGCACCCTGCTGCGGCTGCGGGCCACTCCCGGCGGCATACCGGCCTATCTGATCGCCAAGTCGCTGCTGATCGTGACCATGGCGGTGAGCACCCTGGTGGTCCTGCTGGGCGTCGGCGCGGTGCTGGTGGACGGCCCGCTGCCGCACGGCCCCGGTGGCTGGTTGACGCTGGTGTGGGTCACCGCGCTCGGGCTGCTCGCCGTGGTCCCGTTGGGGGCGGCGATCGGGGCGGTGCTCCCCAACCCGCGCGAGGCGCTGGCGTTGATCATGCTGCCGTCGATGGCCCTGCTGATCACCTCGGGCGCGATGTTCCCGATATCCAAGATGCCGGCGCTGGTGCAGAACATCGCGTCGGTCTTCCCGCTCCGGTGGATGGCGCAGGGCCTGCGCGCGGCCCTGCTGCCGGACGCCGCGCGTGCCGCGGAGCCGGCCGGCTCCTGGCAACTGCCGACGGTGGCGCTGGTCCTGGCCGCCTGGGCGGTCCTGGGATTCCTCCTGGCGGTCCCGCTGCTGCGCCGCGCGGCCCGCCGCGAGTCCGGCTCCCGGCTGACCGCCCGCCAGGACAAGGCCCAGCTCAGCGGCGCCCCGGCGGCGTAG
- a CDS encoding ABC transporter ATP-binding protein: MTTPTAPASAPPVVEVRALRMSYGSTDVLRGVDLDIRRGEILALLGPNGAGKTTTVEILEGFRQRSAGEVRVLGSDPERADDAWRGRIGLVLQSWRDHRRWQVAELLTHFATYYPDPRDPAALLELVGLTGQARQRVDRLSGGQRRRLDVALGIVGRPELLFLDEPTTGFDPEARRDFHDLVERLAREEGVTILLTTHDLAEAERLADRIAMLVDGRIRACGTPVELARRAAAQAEVRWTAPDGTPRRERTADPSRLVWELHREVAGPIADLEVRRPTLEDTYLHMVHGQDDGRGEDDEHDAGTVAGGDTGEAAAA, encoded by the coding sequence ATGACCACCCCCACCGCCCCCGCCAGCGCCCCGCCGGTCGTCGAGGTCCGCGCCCTGCGGATGTCCTACGGCAGCACCGACGTCCTGCGGGGCGTCGACCTGGACATCCGGCGCGGCGAGATCCTCGCCCTGCTCGGGCCGAACGGCGCGGGGAAGACCACCACCGTCGAGATCCTGGAGGGCTTCCGGCAGCGGTCCGCCGGCGAGGTCCGCGTCCTCGGCTCCGACCCGGAGCGCGCCGACGACGCCTGGCGCGGCCGGATCGGGCTGGTCCTGCAGTCCTGGCGCGACCACCGCCGCTGGCAGGTCGCCGAGTTGCTGACGCACTTCGCGACGTACTACCCGGACCCCCGCGATCCGGCCGCACTGCTGGAGCTGGTCGGGCTCACCGGGCAGGCCCGGCAGCGCGTCGACCGGCTCTCCGGCGGCCAGCGCCGGCGCCTGGACGTGGCGCTCGGCATCGTCGGCCGCCCTGAGCTGCTGTTCCTGGACGAGCCCACCACCGGCTTCGACCCCGAGGCGCGCCGCGACTTCCACGACCTGGTCGAGCGGCTGGCCCGCGAGGAGGGCGTCACGATCCTGCTGACCACCCATGACCTCGCCGAGGCCGAGCGGTTGGCCGACCGGATAGCGATGCTGGTCGACGGCCGGATCCGGGCCTGCGGCACCCCGGTCGAGCTCGCCCGGCGGGCCGCCGCGCAGGCCGAGGTCCGCTGGACGGCGCCCGACGGCACACCGCGCCGCGAGCGCACCGCGGACCCGTCCCGTCTGGTGTGGGAACTGCACCGCGAGGTGGCCGGACCGATCGCGGACCTGGAGGTGCGTCGGCCGACGCTGGAGGACACCTACCTCCACATGGTCCACGGGCAGGACGACGGTCGGGGCGAGGACGACGAGCACGACGCCGGCACGGTGGCCGGCGGCGACACGGGGGAGGCGGCAGCAGCATGA
- a CDS encoding transcriptional regulator produces MSTPSGFDELIHPSTRLSVVALLAATEWADFPFIRDSLSLSDSALSKQLHTLEEAGYLEIRKEGGGRKRRTRVRLTGRGRTAFEGHVAALRAIVEGAGTAAATAPAPPQHAEAGR; encoded by the coding sequence ATGAGCACCCCCTCCGGTTTTGACGAACTGATCCATCCGTCCACCCGGTTGTCCGTGGTGGCCCTGCTCGCCGCCACCGAATGGGCCGACTTCCCGTTCATCCGCGACAGCCTCTCGCTCAGCGACTCCGCGCTCTCCAAGCAACTGCACACGCTGGAGGAGGCCGGCTATCTGGAGATCCGCAAGGAGGGCGGCGGCCGCAAGCGGCGCACCAGGGTGCGGCTGACGGGCCGCGGCCGCACCGCCTTCGAGGGCCATGTGGCCGCCCTCCGCGCCATCGTCGAGGGCGCGGGCACCGCCGCCGCGACCGCCCCGGCGCCCCCGCAGCACGCGGAGGCCGGCCGATGA
- the hutU gene encoding urocanate hydratase, with protein sequence MSGPRPVRAPRGTELSARGWQQEAALRMLQNNLDPEVAEHPDQLVVYGGTGKAARDWRSFDAMVRTLTTLKQDETMLVQSGKPVGVLQTHEWAPRVLIANSNLVGDWANWEEFRRLEALGLTMYGQMTAGSWIYIGTQGILQGTYETFAAVAAKRFGGTLAGTITLTAGLGGMGGAQPLAVTMNDGVAICVDCDPRAIERRIAHRYLDVKADDVRHALHLAVEARDKRRPLSIGLLGNAAELLPQLLAEGAPIDIVTDQTSAHDPLAYLPLGVDFADMAAYAAEKPADFTQRARASMAQHVEAMVGFMDAGAEVFDYGNSIRGEAQLAGYKRAFAFPGFVPAYIRPLFAEGKGPFRWAALSGDPADIAATDRAILDLFPENESLARWIKLAGERVHFQGLPARICWLGYGERDKAGERFNEMVADGTLKAPLAIGRDHLDCGSVASPYRETEAMKDGSDAIADWPLLNAMVNVASGASWVSLHHGGGVGMGRSIHAGQVTVADGTPLAGEKIRRVLTNDPGMGVIRHVDAGYERAEEVAAERGVRIPMREGEGA encoded by the coding sequence ATGTCGGGACCGCGACCCGTGCGGGCGCCGCGCGGAACGGAACTGAGCGCACGGGGATGGCAGCAGGAGGCCGCCCTGCGCATGCTCCAGAACAACCTCGACCCGGAGGTCGCCGAGCACCCCGACCAGCTCGTCGTCTACGGCGGCACCGGCAAGGCCGCCCGCGACTGGCGCTCCTTCGACGCCATGGTGCGCACCCTGACCACGCTCAAGCAGGACGAGACGATGCTCGTCCAGTCCGGCAAGCCGGTCGGCGTGCTCCAGACCCACGAGTGGGCGCCGCGGGTGCTGATCGCCAACTCCAACCTCGTCGGCGACTGGGCCAACTGGGAGGAGTTCCGCCGCCTGGAGGCGCTCGGCCTGACCATGTACGGCCAGATGACGGCCGGTTCGTGGATCTACATCGGTACCCAGGGCATCCTCCAGGGCACCTACGAGACCTTCGCGGCCGTCGCGGCGAAGAGGTTCGGCGGCACGCTCGCCGGCACCATCACCCTCACCGCCGGCCTCGGCGGCATGGGCGGCGCCCAGCCGCTCGCCGTCACCATGAACGACGGCGTCGCGATCTGCGTCGACTGCGACCCGCGCGCCATCGAGCGGCGCATCGCGCACCGCTACCTCGACGTCAAGGCCGACGACGTCCGGCACGCCCTCCACCTGGCCGTCGAGGCCCGCGACAAGCGCCGGCCGCTCTCCATCGGGCTGCTCGGCAACGCCGCGGAACTCCTGCCGCAACTGCTCGCCGAGGGCGCCCCGATCGACATCGTCACCGACCAGACCAGCGCCCACGACCCGCTCGCCTACCTGCCGCTGGGCGTCGACTTCGCCGACATGGCGGCCTACGCGGCCGAGAAGCCGGCCGACTTCACGCAGCGCGCCCGCGCGTCGATGGCCCAGCACGTCGAGGCCATGGTCGGCTTCATGGACGCCGGCGCCGAGGTCTTCGACTACGGAAACTCCATCCGGGGCGAGGCGCAACTCGCCGGCTACAAGAGGGCGTTCGCCTTCCCCGGCTTCGTCCCCGCCTACATCCGGCCGCTCTTCGCCGAGGGCAAGGGCCCGTTCCGCTGGGCGGCGCTCTCCGGCGACCCGGCCGACATCGCGGCCACCGACCGCGCCATCCTCGACCTCTTCCCCGAGAACGAGTCGCTGGCCCGTTGGATCAAGCTGGCCGGCGAGCGCGTCCACTTCCAGGGCCTGCCCGCCCGGATCTGCTGGCTCGGCTACGGCGAACGCGACAAGGCCGGCGAGCGGTTCAACGAGATGGTCGCCGACGGCACCCTGAAGGCACCGCTGGCCATCGGCCGCGACCACCTCGACTGCGGCTCCGTCGCCTCGCCCTACCGCGAGACCGAGGCGATGAAGGACGGCTCGGACGCGATCGCCGACTGGCCGCTGCTCAACGCCATGGTCAACGTCGCCTCCGGCGCCTCCTGGGTCTCCCTGCACCACGGCGGCGGCGTCGGCATGGGCCGCTCGATCCACGCCGGGCAGGTCACCGTCGCCGACGGCACCCCGCTGGCCGGCGAGAAGATCCGCCGGGTGCTCACCAACGACCCCGGCATGGGCGTCATCCGGCACGTCGACGCCGGCTACGAGCGCGCCGAGGAGGTCGCCGCCGAGCGCGGCGTCCGCATCCCGATGCGCGAGGGCGAGGGCGCGTGA
- a CDS encoding allantoate amidohydrolase has product MTSSFLDMWGELRPLGRDAASGGYRRFAWTGADADCRAWFRAQAEARGLAYELDRNGNQWAWLGASDYRDVAPGEAVVTGSHLDSVPDGGAFDGPLGVVSSFAALDELRARGAQFAKPLAIVNFGDEEGARFGLACVGSRLSAGALTPEAAHRLRDGDGVTLPQAMERAGYDPEAIGPDPERLAAIGAFVELHVEQGRALDLSGDPVGIASAIWPHGRWRFDFRGEANHAGTTRLADRRDPMLTYAATVLAAREQARLAGALATFGKVSVEPNGVNAIPSLVRGWLDARAAGQDSLDTVVTGIERAAAERAARDGIDLDVVRESFTPVVTFRHALRDELGALLGTQGDRPVPVLGTGAGHDAGILSATVPTAMLFVRNPTGVSHSPAEAATEDDCVAGVTALADVLEGLACR; this is encoded by the coding sequence GTGACCTCCTCCTTCCTGGACATGTGGGGGGAGTTGCGGCCGCTGGGCCGCGACGCGGCCTCCGGCGGCTACCGCCGCTTCGCCTGGACCGGCGCGGACGCCGACTGCCGCGCGTGGTTCCGCGCCCAGGCCGAGGCCCGCGGGCTCGCCTACGAACTGGACCGCAACGGCAACCAATGGGCCTGGCTCGGCGCCTCCGACTACCGGGACGTGGCCCCCGGCGAGGCCGTCGTCACCGGCTCGCACCTGGACTCCGTCCCGGACGGCGGCGCCTTCGACGGCCCCCTCGGCGTGGTCTCCTCGTTCGCCGCGCTCGACGAACTCCGGGCGCGGGGCGCTCAGTTCGCCAAGCCGCTGGCGATCGTCAACTTCGGCGACGAGGAGGGCGCCCGCTTCGGCCTCGCCTGCGTCGGCTCCCGGCTCTCCGCCGGCGCGCTGACGCCCGAGGCCGCGCACCGGCTCCGCGACGGGGACGGCGTCACCCTCCCGCAGGCCATGGAGCGCGCCGGATACGACCCGGAGGCGATCGGCCCGGACCCGGAACGGCTCGCCGCCATCGGCGCGTTCGTCGAGCTCCACGTCGAACAGGGCCGCGCGCTCGACCTGTCCGGGGACCCGGTCGGCATCGCCTCCGCCATCTGGCCGCACGGCCGCTGGCGGTTCGACTTCCGCGGGGAGGCCAACCACGCCGGCACCACGCGCCTCGCGGACCGCCGCGACCCGATGCTCACCTACGCCGCGACCGTGCTCGCCGCCCGCGAACAGGCCCGACTGGCCGGCGCCCTGGCCACCTTCGGGAAGGTCAGCGTCGAACCGAACGGCGTCAACGCCATCCCGTCGCTGGTCCGCGGCTGGCTGGACGCCCGCGCCGCCGGCCAGGACAGCCTGGACACCGTGGTCACCGGGATCGAGCGGGCCGCCGCCGAGCGGGCCGCCCGCGACGGCATCGACCTGGACGTCGTCCGCGAGTCCTTCACCCCGGTCGTCACGTTCCGGCACGCCCTGCGGGACGAACTGGGCGCGCTGCTCGGCACACAGGGCGACCGGCCGGTGCCGGTGCTGGGCACCGGCGCCGGACACGACGCGGGTATTTTGTCCGCGACCGTACCCACGGCCATGCTGTTCGTCCGCAACCCCACCGGCGTCTCGCACTCGCCCGCCGAGGCCGCCACGGAGGACGACTGCGTCGCCGGGGTCACCGCACTCGCCGACGTACTGGAGGGGCTGGCGTGCCGCTGA
- a CDS encoding formimidoylglutamate deiminase, whose amino-acid sequence MPLTPQATPTTYWLEHAWLGAHVEPGVTVEVADGRITAVRPGTPTPPPGAEALYGLTLPGLANAHSHAFHRALRGTVQVGAGTFWTWREVMYDVADRLTPDSYYALARAAYAEMALAGITCVGEFHYLHHAPGGTRYDDPNAMGRALLAAAADAGIRITLLDTAYLSAGFGDPPSRHQLRFSDGTADAWAERADALKGGEHAKIGAAVHSVRAVPAGELGTVAAWAERRRAPLHVHLSEQTAENDACRAAHGRTPAQLLAEHGVLGPRTTAVHATHLTDGDIALLGGSGTGVCMCPTTERDLADGIGPAAALQEQGSPLSLGSDSHAVIDLLEEARAMELNERLRTRTRGHWTAAALLRAATADGHAALGWDDAGALATGALADLTTIALDSVRTAGPPPRLGGETAVFAATAADVRHTLVGGRWTVRDGRHTGVPDVPTALADAIAAVRG is encoded by the coding sequence GTGCCGCTGACGCCGCAGGCAACACCGACGACGTACTGGCTCGAACACGCCTGGCTCGGCGCGCACGTCGAGCCGGGCGTGACCGTGGAGGTGGCGGACGGGCGGATCACGGCCGTCCGCCCGGGGACCCCGACACCCCCGCCGGGCGCCGAGGCGCTCTACGGGCTGACCCTCCCGGGCCTGGCCAACGCGCACAGCCACGCCTTCCACCGCGCGCTGCGCGGCACCGTCCAGGTGGGCGCCGGCACCTTCTGGACCTGGCGCGAGGTGATGTACGACGTCGCCGACCGGCTCACCCCGGACAGCTACTACGCTCTGGCCCGCGCCGCCTACGCCGAGATGGCGCTCGCCGGCATCACCTGCGTCGGCGAATTCCACTACCTCCACCACGCGCCCGGCGGCACCCGCTACGACGACCCCAACGCGATGGGCCGAGCGCTGCTCGCGGCCGCCGCCGACGCCGGCATTCGGATCACCCTCCTCGACACCGCCTACCTCTCCGCCGGCTTCGGCGACCCGCCCAGCCGCCACCAACTGCGCTTCTCCGACGGCACCGCGGACGCCTGGGCCGAGCGCGCCGACGCGCTCAAGGGCGGCGAGCACGCCAAGATCGGCGCCGCCGTCCACTCCGTGCGCGCCGTGCCCGCCGGGGAGTTGGGCACCGTCGCGGCGTGGGCCGAGCGGCGGCGGGCGCCGCTGCACGTCCACCTCTCCGAGCAGACCGCCGAGAACGACGCCTGCCGCGCCGCCCACGGCCGCACCCCGGCCCAACTGCTCGCCGAACACGGCGTGCTGGGCCCGCGCACCACGGCCGTGCACGCCACCCACCTCACCGACGGCGACATCGCCCTGCTCGGCGGCAGCGGCACCGGCGTGTGCATGTGTCCGACCACCGAGCGGGACCTCGCCGACGGCATCGGCCCGGCCGCGGCGCTCCAGGAACAGGGCAGCCCGCTCTCCCTCGGCAGCGACAGCCACGCCGTCATCGACCTGCTCGAAGAGGCCCGCGCCATGGAGCTCAACGAGCGGCTGCGCACCCGCACCCGGGGCCACTGGACCGCCGCGGCCCTGCTGCGCGCCGCCACCGCCGACGGGCACGCCGCGCTCGGCTGGGACGACGCGGGCGCCCTCGCCACCGGCGCGCTCGCCGACCTCACCACGATCGCGCTGGACTCCGTGCGCACCGCCGGGCCACCGCCCCGACTGGGCGGCGAGACGGCCGTATTCGCCGCCACCGCAGCCGATGTGCGGCACACCCTCGTGGGCGGCCGGTGGACCGTCCGCGACGGGCGGCACACCGGCGTGCCCGACGTGCCCACCGCCCTCGCCGACGCCATCGCCGCCGTGCGCGGCTGA
- the hutI gene encoding imidazolonepropionase: MTTTSAPTTAITHITQLVTNDPSLGEGPLGLLQDAAVVIDGDRIAWVGPSSKAPATDNAVDAAGRAGLPGFVDSHSHLVFAGDRTEEFNARMSGRPYSAGGIRTTVAATRAAADDALHANVARYLAEGLRQGTTTQEIKSGYGLTVEDEARAVRIAAAHTDEVTFLGAHIVSPDYADDPAGYVELVTGPMLDACAPHARWVDVFCERGAFDGDQARAVLTAGRAKGLTPRVHANQLGHGPGVQLAVELDAASADHCTHLTPADVDALAQSDTVATLLPGAEFSTRAQWPNARPLLDAGATVALSTDCNPGSSFTSSMAFCIALAVRDMGMTPDEAVWSATAGGARALRRTDVGRIAPGARADLVLLDAPSHVHLAYRPGVPLVTDVWHNGVRL; the protein is encoded by the coding sequence ATGACGACGACTTCCGCGCCGACCACCGCGATCACCCACATCACCCAGCTCGTCACCAACGACCCCTCCCTCGGTGAAGGCCCCCTCGGTCTGCTCCAGGACGCCGCGGTCGTCATCGACGGCGACCGCATCGCCTGGGTCGGTCCCTCCAGCAAAGCACCCGCCACTGACAACGCCGTCGACGCCGCCGGCCGGGCCGGCCTGCCCGGCTTCGTCGACTCCCACTCCCACCTGGTCTTCGCCGGCGACCGCACCGAGGAGTTCAACGCCCGGATGTCCGGGCGGCCTTACTCCGCCGGCGGCATCCGCACCACCGTCGCCGCCACCCGCGCCGCCGCCGACGACGCGCTGCACGCCAACGTCGCCCGCTACCTCGCCGAGGGCCTCCGCCAGGGCACCACCACCCAGGAGATCAAGTCCGGCTACGGCCTGACCGTCGAGGACGAGGCGCGGGCGGTGCGGATCGCCGCCGCCCACACCGACGAGGTGACCTTCCTGGGCGCCCACATCGTCTCGCCGGACTACGCCGACGACCCGGCCGGCTACGTCGAGCTGGTCACCGGGCCGATGCTCGACGCCTGTGCCCCGCACGCCCGTTGGGTGGACGTCTTCTGCGAGCGCGGCGCCTTCGACGGCGACCAGGCCCGCGCCGTCCTCACCGCCGGCCGGGCCAAGGGCCTCACGCCCCGGGTGCACGCAAACCAGCTCGGCCACGGCCCCGGCGTGCAGCTCGCGGTCGAGTTGGACGCCGCCTCCGCCGACCACTGCACCCACCTCACCCCCGCCGACGTCGACGCGCTGGCCCAGTCCGACACCGTCGCCACGCTCCTCCCGGGCGCCGAGTTCTCCACCCGTGCCCAATGGCCGAACGCCCGCCCGCTGTTGGACGCCGGCGCCACCGTGGCGCTGTCCACCGACTGCAACCCCGGCTCGTCCTTCACCAGTTCCATGGCGTTCTGCATCGCGCTCGCCGTGCGCGACATGGGGATGACACCGGACGAGGCGGTGTGGTCGGCCACCGCCGGCGGCGCCCGGGCGCTGCGCCGCACCGATGTCGGCCGGATCGCCCCCGGCGCCCGCGCCGACCTGGTCCTGCTGGACGCGCCCTCCCACGTGCACCTCGCCTACCGGCCCGGCGTGCCGCTGGTAACGGACGTCTGGCACAACGGCGTTCGCCTCTGA